A window of Neorhizobium galegae bv. orientalis str. HAMBI 540 genomic DNA:
GTCCAGCCCGGACCGCTGCCATGCCTGCTTCAAGGACATTCCGCTCGATCGCTTTGCCTTGCGCGAACGCCACCTGAAGGCCCTGTTGAGCACGGTCGACCACTTCGTCTCGCCAAGCGCCTTTTTGCGGGATCGCTATGTGCAATGGGGACTGGACGAAGATACGATCAGCGTCATTCCCAATGGCATTCCCGCCCGCAAAGCCGGCGTGCGAAGAGATCTGCTCCAGGGCGGGAAGCCGGTCTTCGGATATTTCGGCAATCTCAACCCCTGGAAAGGGGTGACCGTATTGCTCGAGGCGGCGCGTCAGCTTCTGGCCGACGGCATGGATTTCGAACTTCGCGTCCATGGCGGCGCGCCTTTCCAGAGCGAGACGTTCGTCGAGGAGATCAACCGGCGCTTTGCCGAAACATCAGGATCCGTGCAGGCCCGCGGACCCTATCGACGCGAAGATATCGGCGATCTGGTGGCCGCGGTCGATTGCACCATCGTTCCTTCCGTCTGGTGGGAGAACGCACCGCTGGTCATTCAGGAAGCCCAGGCGCAAGGCCGTCCGGTCATCGCCAGCAATATCGGCGGAATGGCTGAAATGGTCGAGCATGGCGTCAACGGCCTGACCGTCCCACCCAATGATGCCCGGGCGCTCGCCGCGGCGATGCGCGACATCCTGGAAGATCCGAAACTGCTGCACCTGTTTGCGCAAAACGCCCGCAAGCCCGACGACATCGACACGACTGCCCGCCGCTATCTCAAGTGGATGGAGACGGCACAGGTTCAGGCATTGGAGAGCGCATGACCAGTCCCGCCGAACGACCGGATGCCGCATCCGAACAGGACAACGTCAAGCCGATGAACGGCCGCGTGGACGCCGTCGACATGGGTA
This region includes:
- a CDS encoding glycosyltransferase family 4 protein — its product is MSKRILVAAHNHPSLHPGGTEIFAHDLFRAYQREGHEALFLGATNHIHREARPGTSFQSIGSAGDEILLWSGHFDRFFMSQIDLYGVVPDIAELLRDFRPDVVHLHHMLLLGAEFPHIVRRTLPDCQIVMTLHDYYPICHHDGLMVRTGSKELCHQSSPDRCHACFKDIPLDRFALRERHLKALLSTVDHFVSPSAFLRDRYVQWGLDEDTISVIPNGIPARKAGVRRDLLQGGKPVFGYFGNLNPWKGVTVLLEAARQLLADGMDFELRVHGGAPFQSETFVEEINRRFAETSGSVQARGPYRREDIGDLVAAVDCTIVPSVWWENAPLVIQEAQAQGRPVIASNIGGMAEMVEHGVNGLTVPPNDARALAAAMRDILEDPKLLHLFAQNARKPDDIDTTARRYLKWMETAQVQALESA